CTATCAGAAGTATCAACAGTTAACTCAGCATTTTTTCGTCCACCATAAGTAAGCCCGCATATGTTCTCCTCCCTCTCTGGCCAATCCGCTCTTCGACAGACATCCCAACACTGAACTGGTTCAACTTTCACTCTCAGTTCCTCTTCAGAGGTCAGCCCAGAAGTTGCTCCATTTCGCGTATTGCTCTCAGCCTGGTCTCCTCCAAGAGATGGAATGAGTTTGTATTGAACTACATGACCTGATGGAGTGTAAACCAGTAAGTAGTCCAAGGCAGGAGATGACGACTGCGATTCTTGTGGCACAGATTGATGGAAAACAGCAGCAAGACAGCCAGAGGGGAAGGTGGGTTTTCCTACAACGGAACTTGCAGCATGGAAGAAATTGTTGCATTTGATTCGGCTAACCACAGAAAGAGTAACTGACGCTGGTGGTGGATATGAAAAATGGGTGGTCATAAACGACGGACTTGACCACCATGGCAGGGATAATGTTGGAGCAAGCGTCGGTCCATCGAATTGAGAGTTTCGTATTTCAAGAACATTTTCTCCCCCGAACGGggataaaacataaatatggCAGGTGCTCTTAGATGAAACAATTGCAATCCACTGACTGTAGCTACTAAAGCAAATATCTTGTATCACCTGTGGGAATATAGCACAACAGCGTTTACAGTAACATAACCATCCAAATGAACTATAGCtacaagagaaaaaggaataaGAAACATACAGCTGATGTCATGCCACGATGTAGTTTGTAAAGAGGCACATGGGAAGAGCTCCAATCATAGCTTTGAGCACCCGGTCCATTCTTTGTAGGTGTCGGCATAATCCGGAAAACGTTAATATTGTTACCGTGGATTGAGGCTGTTACTAGTAAAGTGCCACTAGGGTCGAAACAGAGAGCAGAGATTGGACTAGTGTGAGCCCTGAATTGTGCTATAATAGCTCGGGACTCAAAATCTTTGACAATTACCTGCCACAGGTCATATTGATAAGCATGTTATACTCCTTGTGTTAAGATATCCAAAGTGCAGaacaaaataaagacaaaacgTTATAAAACATTTACTATCCTAATCTAGGTTCTCAATACTCCATAAATGGTTTGGCATATGTTTAACATTCCACAACGCATACCATTCTCAAGCAACCGAACAAAAAAACGAGGGTTTAATATAATCAAGATAAGATGCTTTCTCTAAAAGACTAACCGTTCCAACAACATCTGACTCAGCTGAATGAGAACCGACCCGACCAACTTTCCGGCCAGGGCTGGACGAAAGAGAAGGACCAGGACCGTCATGCTTGAGATCTTGACAGTATTTAGATATAGTTTTGTAACCCTTGTCACCCAAATTGAGTAACCCAGCTGCCAAATGCTTACTAGATTCCATAGCGTATCTTGCCACCAGATTACCATTATTTGGCGAGGTAGATGGACTGACACCAGGAGGAGTAACATTCTGAGGGCTCAGACGACCTATACTAGAAGACAAGGGACTATTGGAAGCATACGCTAACCATCTAGCCCCGACAGCCATTGGACCATATCCAACATTAACCCCAGATATCCCTTGGTTTCCAAGCTGAGGTACAGGATACGAGAGGACactgaatttgttttcaagagTTAGCGCATCAAAACAATATATCTGCATCACAATGGAAAAGCATTAACAGACAGTAGAAAACTTGCACTCCATATCGAAGAGATAGATAAGCACATAAAAAGCTAACCTGCGAACCGAGGCCAACAGCGACAATCCGAGGACTGCATCTAACCATATAAACAGTAGATCTAAACCTCAAAACATGAACATAGTTATGCGATCTAAGCGAATAAAATCGCACAACCGTGGGAGAGAGTGCAAGAGGATCCTCATAACCATTTCTAACAGATCCATCTCTACTAGTAACAATAGGACCTGAACCTTTAGCTTCATCAGCAACAGCTAAAAGTATAGGATGTGATGATCTAAACCCTTCAACTCCATCACATTTAGCAGGTAATGGCTGCATCTGTAAAAATGTAACCGGATCATCCCGCCTCGACACGAATTCGGTAACATCATTTGAATCATCGATATCAAGAACTTGAAACCCGTTTGTATAACCTAGTAATAGAACGTTCTTGAAAGATGATTCACTTGTGTGCAATCTATCAAATGAAGACCACAACACCTGCTTCACCAAACACAAGGATCACAACAAGTCAAACCTATCTCGATAAAAAAGACTCACACTTTTTCCTAATCTGATCAAAATCACATAAACCCAATTggaaaatgaatcaaaaaccCCCAAATTCCAAAATAGAGAATCACGAATTggggaaaatcaaaattgaggtCAAAACCTGATCTTTAAGCTCGTGAGAATCAGAAGAGAGGGAAGCAGCGACGGAGGCGCTAGCTGAGCGAACACCGGAGGAAGCAGTTCTGATGCAAGTAGAGATGAATTTTAACGAATTGGGCAAAAAGCCATTAGTACCATTATTCTTCGTTTGATTATGATTATCTccgttgttgttgatgttgacCTTGGAGTTACTCTTCATAGTAATTATGAATTCTTCGTGGAAGATACCACCGGAGATACACCGGAGAAGAGACAACGATCGGAAACAGCATAAGCCGGCGGCGatttcgaagaagaagaataagtaaagagattgtttaatttgagaaattttgaagCTTTGCCATTTTTTGGTAATTGGGGTTAAGCGGTGGTGTGTTTTTTGACCTTCTTcacggaagaagaagaagaagcgaagaagatgatgatgatgatggagaagaaacggttctttgcttttttttggtttctgttttttttttttttttgggtttgctttttgttttgttctttgggCCTTTGTGGCTTTAAGTTTtagttagttttgttttgtctatttggtttttgagtaaaacttaaaagtcaCTGTCCTAAAAGAAAGAGTTACTGTAGTGCTTTGGCGTCTACGGGTGTTTTAGATTGCTGTGTaagcaaacaattttttgtattttttatctCGTGCATGTTCACattattacctttttttttgggaatgtttaaatattatcattCAAAAATTACACCAAATTGATTAATTGAATCAACAATAGATCTATTTATTGTTTAAGAAATGTAGAGATCGTGCAAGCTTAATGTTCCATATAATATAGGTCCTAGGGCTAGTTGTTACTTATTTGGTGTATAATTGAAATAGGTTTTAGTTTGCACGTCACAACTCAAAGAAAATCAAGGCATCCCTCAGGCCTAAGCCTTCCATGTTTAGACCCATTTGCACCAAAGCAGTTAATGCCCAACGACTAGTGATTTGGGTAATCAATTGCTTTGTATGTTGAatcatatctttcttttttaggttagatttttttttttcttagtcaACATGAATAATCAGATTATATACCctaaattttttagaaattgcTACACTATAATTTCATTCACCCTCTTTATTCTAGCTAATCAGAAGCTATCccctaatttttaaaaaatatatttaattattattgaatTTGCTGTtcaccatttaaaaaaatgtactCCCTCTAGTCAATGTGTTCTCAACTATATTACATGCATTAATAAAGACTTAAAGAGTGACTAATTCGAAATCTTGTCAGATTATTGAAGTAAGAGTTTTATTACGTCGTTGTTAGTATACAgattatataacaaacaataaaatgtgGTTCCCGTGTAAAGAtaattataagttataacctTATATtagacgacaaaaaaaaaaatgttataaccttatattatttgagaagttacaaaaaaagattaaataaatatggacGAACAAGAGAAACTATATCTGTATATAGTACTTAAGTTATAACCCTATAACTCACACATTCTTTCAGTAGCAATGAGTTTAATCAAAATGATTCCTTAGACTTGTATTTATCCACTCACACGGTttagtaatatattaaatgaaaaaaagcTCTAAAAGGAAGTTGCTCCTATAtatcttattcttcttttatatggttttacaaattcataaaattcaccaaaatgaCAGTACCATGCATATACCAACCACCCTACGATCAAACAGCAAGGCTAAAACATAACTGTAAGTGTTTTCActattttgtttcatgttttcaCCCTCTTGGTTACGAAGGCAACTATGCCAAAACTTATTAGTAAACTTTGATTAACTGACTTTTGTTGAGACCAAAGAACAGTTCCAAATCTTGCGTCTACCCGTCTCCAATTATTTAAAGAATATTTTGTCAGAGTTGCACGTTTTTACGAACACCATTTCATTAATATAACTATAtgttcttttaaaataaaggccaataatttcaccaaaaaacttaaaaataaaagccaACTACTGTTTTTTTGTCCTACACTCCtacttgatttgtttttcgtCCTTTGTTAATTACCCACGATATCTTCAagcctttttaaaaaaaaagtgtctaaAACTTCTCAAGATCCTATATAAATGTATGAAGAGTTTTGAACTTAGTACTTGTCACAAATATAAGTGACAATATCCTCTTAAGTCTCTtactctatctctctctttaactgtatcttaaacaaaaagaaagagtatgatcatcagaagaaaaaagaaacaacaacaatggagagACAAAAGAGCATGGAAGCCAGTTTACTCAGGAAGAGTCTCAGCATAAGAGAAAGGAAACACCCAAATGAAGATGGTTACCCTGAATCCAGTTTACTCAGAAAGTGTTCAAGCATTTTATTTAACACCTTCTAGGCGTGAAATGAAAGATCTAAATCAACAGGGGTCAACTTAACTAGCATTGAGCTCTTCTCTAAGTGATGAGACTATGCAACTATATATCATGAATCAAACATTAAACACCCTAATCTAGCCTAACGATCACCTATGAATGAGACTACTCAATTATTatgacaattaaaatacaaaatgtaagaaaactaaagattatcaataaattctaaaacaattgAATAAATGTTAGTGATGTTAGCCCAAAAGAGTTTAGATCTAAGAGGCTACTGAAAGTAAGAGCAAGACGGCTACTTTAGGTAATGTTTTGAGTGAACTTTGCTTTGTATTATTTCACTTAATCTTTAGGTTACAACATGGTTCCCTTTTATAGCTAAACAATGCTAGGGTTTCAATGATTGTAAACTGACAGCTGTCTCTGTCTTATCAAGCTTCGGAGGTCACCAAACAACCAAATCTGTTCTTTGTGTTGATTGGATCCGTACAGACGCTCCTCTTCTCTGTCTTCActctgatttgttttcttgcacAGGTGGTGGTCTTGTCTgttgagaagaggaagaacactTGTTGGGCTTCGTTGTTGTGTTGGTTGTGTTGTCATTGGGCCTGTTTGGTGAGTGGCCCAATAACCATTTTCCTTTGTTAAGCTGAGCGAcgtcgttttctttctttgactCTTTAGCTGAACTTGAGCTCTGCTTCGATCTCATTTCAGATCTTGGAGCTGTTGATGGCGGAGCAGTGGAGCTCTTGCTAATAGCTACTACAACTAACCATAAgtgaaaactatatatgaaaAGCTTAGGATTTTAGTTCTTATATGATagtatttatatgaaaatataagtGTATCCGGATCGACCGATTCAGATTGGGCAAACCCTTAAAGGAGAAGTAGATAAATGATTGATCGTCTGGTCGATTACCATTATAAATCTCATGAAATACGTATGTCTTTCCTCTTTTTCGTTGAAGGACTAACTTTTTTCAAGAGAGATTTACCCGTTCGATTGCTACTGGTCTTAGTTTCTTCTTACTCGAACTCGTTATTCTCTTCTTGGTTCTTTGCTTGTTCCCATCTATAGAGTGTGTGCTTCAGATAGTTTCATAGACCtattaaaagataatatatatttgcaaTGCATATGCTCTAGGATCttaaattcaaatcaaaactaaaaatacaaaaaaagaaaagaaaaaacaaaaaaaagaagacataaaCCTAGTTGTTTAAACCACTAAAATACAAACGCATAAACTTACTACACATGAAAATGAAACGACTACATACGACTGACTactttgcatatatatatttgtgaattactcttcactttttctctatatataataacaacttgaagacaaagacaaaataataaaataacctTATCTCTTCTCTATATATTAGTTCTTGAGATCTCTCCAACAACTCTACTTTGTCTTTACTCAAGTATTTCACTAAGAAAGATAGAAtcacaaaaaggaaagagaaaatgagaggAGAAATCGATGAAGCTAATCTTGCTCCTGAAACTTCACTTATTAACAAAGAGAATCAAGACTCATCGGCGACAATAACAACTACTCTCTTGCTCACCACTTTTGTAGCCGTGTCTGGTTCCTTTGTCTTTGGCTCAGCTGTGAGTTTACAATTActaatttttgcttttgttcagtaattgtgtgttgtgttttgtgtttgaatcTTAATTTCTAATTTCGTTGAAAATTTTGGCAGATAGGATATTCATCACCTGTTCAGTCGGATTTAACCAAGGAGTTGAATCTCTCTGTGGCAGAGGTAAactgttattttatttttttgtcttttaatttattatgccatatgtttttgtttgctagCTAGATAGGTAAAATATACTTAAGTACATTTAACTTATGTGTATAGTATTAGTTACTGATCTAATCAATGAGTATGGATTGAGgcagtagtttttttttttttttttaattgaggCAAGTAGTTGTGAAAGGGTTATGATActagaagaaaataatgagTGGagaattaaaatttaaaggaTTATCTCACTATTTTTGTACTAATAATGAGTGGAGAATtgacggaaaaaaaaatgagtggAGAATTGAATTTTTGTACTGTAGACGTACTGGTCCTACTCCAAATGCTTGCATGTTGAGATAAATTAGTTGTGTCCGGCTATTAATTATGATCTCTATTTCggttagaattttttttctttttttttctccg
This sequence is a window from Arabidopsis thaliana chromosome 1 sequence. Protein-coding genes within it:
- the ATG18H gene encoding autophagy 18h-like protein (homolog of yeast autophagy 18 (ATG18) H (ATG18H); FUNCTIONS IN: molecular_function unknown; INVOLVED IN: response to starvation; LOCATED IN: chloroplast; EXPRESSED IN: 24 plant structures; EXPRESSED DURING: 15 growth stages; CONTAINS InterPro DOMAIN/s: WD40 repeat-like-containing domain (InterPro:IPR011046), Breast carcinoma amplified sequence 3 (InterPro:IPR022175), WD40 repeat (InterPro:IPR001680), WD40/YVTN repeat-like-containing domain (InterPro:IPR015943), WD40 repeat, subgroup (InterPro:IPR019781); BEST Arabidopsis thaliana protein match is: homolog of yeast autophagy 18 (ATG18) G (TAIR:AT1G03380.1); Has 852 Blast hits to 850 proteins in 188 species: Archae - 0; Bacteria - 4; Metazoa - 369; Fungi - 255; Plants - 157; Viruses - 0; Other Eukaryotes - 67 (source: NCBI BLink).), which gives rise to MKSNSKVNINNNGDNHNQTKNNGTNGFLPNSLKFISTCIRTASSGVRSASASVAASLSSDSHELKDQVLWSSFDRLHTSESSFKNVLLLGYTNGFQVLDIDDSNDVTEFVSRRDDPVTFLQMQPLPAKCDGVEGFRSSHPILLAVADEAKGSGPIVTSRDGSVRNGYEDPLALSPTVVRFYSLRSHNYVHVLRFRSTVYMVRCSPRIVAVGLGSQIYCFDALTLENKFSVLSYPVPQLGNQGISGVNVGYGPMAVGARWLAYASNSPLSSSIGRLSPQNVTPPGVSPSTSPNNGNLVARYAMESSKHLAAGLLNLGDKGYKTISKYCQDLKHDGPGPSLSSSPGRKVGRVGSHSAESDVVGTVIVKDFESRAIIAQFRAHTSPISALCFDPSGTLLVTASIHGNNINVFRIMPTPTKNGPGAQSYDWSSSHVPLYKLHRGMTSAVIQDICFSSYSQWIAIVSSKSTCHIYVLSPFGGENVLEIRNSQFDGPTLAPTLSLPWWSSPSFMTTHFSYPPPASVTLSVVSRIKCNNFFHAASSVVGKPTFPSGCLAAVFHQSVPQESQSSSPALDYLLVYTPSGHVVQYKLIPSLGGDQAESNTRNGATSGLTSEEELRVKVEPVQCWDVCRRADWPEREENICGLTYGGRKNAELTVDTSDSEDQTKPLEKHHVYLANAEVLINSGRKPIWQNSEISFYPMYPPDSDGKNLNSHQGGGETEIGKVSANEVDIRRKDLLPVYDNFHSVYTSMRNRGFSGERDSDSSSSSDPGQVKEMHPFNGMVYPEDEERRGSAHFALTPNQNPHTGIVTFKQPVVSISSAVKDTDYIDDDAHVLPKNASLPAETKIENSSGISGDSNVSSNRSDMSMNAADEGEGPIDGSPNFEQFFEEVVSNETVTETEHKDAPSDGKLDDDEDDDMLGGVFAFSEEG
- the ATG18H gene encoding autophagy 18h-like protein; the protein is MQPLPAKCDGVEGFRSSHPILLAVADEAKGSGPIVTSRDGSVRNGYEDPLALSPTVVRFYSLRSHNYVHVLRFRSTVYMVRCSPRIVAVGLGSQIYCFDALTLENKFSVLSYPVPQLGNQGISGVNVGYGPMAVGARWLAYASNSPLSSSIGRLSPQNVTPPGVSPSTSPNNGNLVARYAMESSKHLAAGLLNLGDKGYKTISKYCQDLKHDGPGPSLSSSPGRKVGRVGSHSAESDVVGTVIVKDFESRAIIAQFRAHTSPISALCFDPSGTLLVTASIHGNNINVFRIMPTPTKNGPGAQSYDWSSSHVPLYKLHRGMTSAVIQDICFSSYSQWIAIVSSKSTCHIYVLSPFGGENVLEIRNSQFDGPTLAPTLSLPWWSSPSFMTTHFSYPPPASVTLSVVSRIKCNNFFHAASSVVGKPTFPSGCLAAVFHQSVPQESQSSSPALDYLLVYTPSGHVVQYKLIPSLGGDQAESNTRNGATSGLTSEEELRVKVEPVQCWDVCRRADWPEREENICGLTYGGRKNAELTVDTSDSEDQTKPLEKHHVYLANAEVLINSGRKPIWQNSEISFYPMYPPDSDGKNLNSHQGGGETEIGKVSANEVDIRRKDLLPVYDNFHSVYTSMRNRGFSGERDSDSSSSSDPGQVKEMHPFNGMVYPEDEERRGSAHFALTPNQNPHTGIVTFKQPVVSISSAVKDTDYIDDDAHVLPKNASLPAETKIENSSGISGDSNVSSNRSDMSMNAADEGEGPIDGSPNFEQFFEEVVSNETVTETEHKDAPSDGKLDDDEDDDMLGGVFAFSEEG
- a CDS encoding early-responsive to dehydration protein-related / ERD protein-like protein (early-responsive to dehydration protein-related / ERD protein-related; BEST Arabidopsis thaliana protein match is: Major facilitator superfamily protein (TAIR:AT1G08930.2); Has 9 Blast hits to 9 proteins in 2 species: Archae - 0; Bacteria - 0; Metazoa - 0; Fungi - 0; Plants - 9; Viruses - 0; Other Eukaryotes - 0 (source: NCBI BLink).) translates to MERQKSMEASLLRKSLSIRERKHPNEDGYPESTSEVTKQPNLFFVLIGSVQTLLFSVFTLICFLAQVVVLSVEKRKNTSTSFSFFDSLAELELCFDLISDLGAVDGGAVELLLIATTTNHK